The DNA segment TAACACCGAGAAAAAAACTAATATGTTAAAAAAATATTAATTGAAATCCTGCGAAAACATCTGACTTCTTGATGCTTTCGCATTTTTTTGTGAAAAATTATTATACTTCATCGACTAACTATTTTCATTTATCATCTGAATTGGTAAATCGACCGATCCTTCTCCAACCTGATTCGCTAACTTGTCAATCTTCTTTTGATAGAAAACGCGATCTAATGAATGGAAATCACTATTCTCCATCCCCTCGATAACATACAATTGAATAGTCCAAATGTCTTTTTTACTTTCTAGTGGTGCAAGTTCAGCTGCCATTGTTAGTGAGTCGGTAATAGCGCACAATACAGAAATATCACTTTTCCCATAATGTCTTAGCTGGTGAAAAGTGTGATACAACACGTCTTCAAATGAGTGTATGCTCATTTTCACTCGCAAGTATTTATCTTCATCCATAAAGATAAAGTCTCTCCGTGGGAGTTGGCTATATGAACCTAGTAACCTACCTAATTGATGAATGTTATGTATAGCCGTGTTCGGATCATTTATTCCTGGTGATATAGCGCGAAGAGACACTTCAACCATTTTTTGAATGGCGAAAACTGGATCTTGCCTTGTATCTCGCTCACGACCCACAACAAAAAGCTTGCCATCATCTTCTTGAAGAAAGATTTGGTCCTTTGTGTAAAGCGTTACAACTGGGCTGTTTTTTTGAACAAAATCTCCAATATAACAATTCATTTCGATTTTGCCTTTATGTTTTTGCGCTAATGCAACAAGTTGTTCAATATCAACTAATTGTAAATAGCCATCACTTCGAGCAGTTATCGGATTAGCGGTCCCTCTTAGCGTCCAATTATCATTCGTTTGGGTTGTCATATCTTCACGCTTCAAAAAAGTCTCATAACATCCAACTGCGTCAATACCTTCAATTTTCAGCTTTTCAATTAATGTATTCACTTGGATATTTTGTGCAATATGATGTATAAAAATAGCAAAGAAAATCAAGCAAACCATGGCATACAACACACCAATTAACCCCGAGATAACAGACTCTCCTGTAATTGATTCTTGCATAAATAACAACGATAACGTGGTGTAAATAAAGCCTCCCATAAAGACACCTAACACTCGCCAAACCATTGGGTCACGCACAAGATTTTTCATTGTACGTGGTGAGAATTGCGAAGAGTAAGTAATTAGCACCACCATAATTGTGGAAAATGTAAAGGTCGTCATTGTCAGTAAAGCTGCTGATAACCCCCCTAATATTGTTTGGGCTAGATTAACGCTCGTCAGAAACACAGGCGGTACATACAATAATAACGTTTGATTAAATAAGTGATCAATGGTTGAGGAAATAATTGCCAATACTACTGAAAACAAACTATACAATGTCGGTATAAACCAAATGCTTTCTTTTATTTTTAACCAATAACGATCCATACAATCCTCTCCTTTAGTTCCCTTGTAAACAACTTTATCATAGTGCTTCAAATTGAAAATAGATGATATGCAAAACCGACTCACTTAGAGTCGGTTTTATTTTGGTAAACATAGTAATCTTGTGCATGGATTCCTTTAAACCCTACAGATTCGTATAACTTTAACGCTTGTACATTTTTTGTTTCGACTTCTAAATGAACGGAGTATCCTAATGCACTTTGTTCTGAGACAACTTTACTTAGCACTTTTCGGCCAATCCCTTTCCCTTGGTAGTAGGGAAGAATACAGAAACCATATATCCAAGCTTCTCCATCTTCTCTCTTCACTC comes from the Paenisporosarcina antarctica genome and includes:
- a CDS encoding DUF2254 domain-containing protein translates to MDRYWLKIKESIWFIPTLYSLFSVVLAIISSTIDHLFNQTLLLYVPPVFLTSVNLAQTILGGLSAALLTMTTFTFSTIMVVLITYSSQFSPRTMKNLVRDPMVWRVLGVFMGGFIYTTLSLLFMQESITGESVISGLIGVLYAMVCLIFFAIFIHHIAQNIQVNTLIEKLKIEGIDAVGCYETFLKREDMTTQTNDNWTLRGTANPITARSDGYLQLVDIEQLVALAQKHKGKIEMNCYIGDFVQKNSPVVTLYTKDQIFLQEDDGKLFVVGRERDTRQDPVFAIQKMVEVSLRAISPGINDPNTAIHNIHQLGRLLGSYSQLPRRDFIFMDEDKYLRVKMSIHSFEDVLYHTFHQLRHYGKSDISVLCAITDSLTMAAELAPLESKKDIWTIQLYVIEGMENSDFHSLDRVFYQKKIDKLANQVGEGSVDLPIQMINENS